ACCCTCCAGCTCGGCCAACTTGCAGCGGGCATCGCTGAGGGCTGCCTCACCCTGCTGCTCAGACTGAGCCACCGCGGCCTCCAGCTTGGAATTCTGAAGAGAACAGAGAGAACAAGGTAGATTAGAGTCCCTGGGTCTCTCTGATGCTTACCTCGATGAGACCATGCTCCCCACCAAGCTGGGAGCACCCCAGAACAGAGCCTCTTGCCTTTATCACCTGAGACTCATTGAGAGACCACGACCAGGGACTCTACATGGACAAAGGGGCTGGAGAATGAATGCTGAGATCCAGGTAGGGCACACATAGGCTGTGCGACAATGGTTAGGCCCTCGGTCTCTCTGACCTTGGGCACAGATGCCCCATACCTGGCACTTGGCATTCTCCACCTCGGCTGTCAGCCTCTGGATCATGCGGTTCAGCTCGTTGATCTCCTCCTTGGTGCGGCGCAGGGTCTCCCCGTGCCTGATCACCGTGGCCTTCATCTCCTCACACTGGGGGAAGTAGAGATGCTCATGAGGCTCAGGGTGGGACCTCCCATCCATTCAGGGCATGACAGATGATTTTGCAGGTTGTGCAGTGCTCAGCCTGTGCAACCACACATGGCAGTCCTGCCCTACCACCCCAACATCAGAGTGGCAGCCATCTCTTCTCATCCCTAGTGCATCCCCAGAAAAGGAAGCCTATTTAATAGATAATCTCAAATCCCTCCCACTGCCATGTCTAGCAGGCAGGCATCCTGTGCCACTCACCTTGCTGCGGTACCAGGACTCGGCCTCGGCCCGGCTGCGGGTGACAATGTCATCGTACTGTGCCTTGATCTCGGCAACGATGCAGTCCATGTTCAGGTCCCGGCTGTTGTCCAGCTTGACAACCACGGAGGTGTCTGAGATGTGGGACTGGAGAACGCGGATCTCCTGCAGGAGGTGAGGGCAGTGACTTTAGTTGAGAACACAGCCCCACCCACCATGTCCTGACTCCACCTCCTCAGGCTTTCTCTGGTCCCCAACCCTGGCCCCTCACACAGCCTCAGGGACTGCAACCTCTACCCACATCCTGTCCAACACTCCCACCCCCATCTCTCCTCTCTGCTGGCTGCCAGGTCTCTGCCTGGCCCCTGAGCCCGCACCTCCTCATACAGCCGCCTCAGGAAGTCGATCTCCTGGATCAGGGCCTCCACATTGGCCTCCAGGTCTGATTTGCGGAGGTAGGCAAAGTCCACATCCTGGAAAGGTGGGGATTGTTGGAGCTCAAGGACCCTGGTGATCCAGCCTCTAGattcctctctcttcccacccATTCCATGAAGCCTGGGGAaaggagtccccagtgtctcaTTCCCatgccctctccttcccttctggcCCTTCCCGGGGTGACCTGGCATCCTCTGCCACTCTGAGGACAAACCCTGTTTGTCTTGGGCACGGCTCACCAGCCTTTCACTGCTCCTTACCCTCTtatctctcctttctcccctctcCTGCTCCAGGAAGCCTGCCCAGACTGACCCCCCAGCTCTCACACCCTGACCCTTTCCTGTCCCCCAGCAGTGCTCCAAAAGCCCAAGGGCTACTCCTGGTTCTTCTCCATCCCCCCTTAGACCCTGGGATTGTGTCTCTGCCTCAAGGTCAGACTCCCCAAAATGCTAGACAGACTGCACTGTCTCTCAGCAGAGACATTGAATCTGCTATGTCTCCAGGGAACTCAACCACAAACCACAACCTCTGGAACAGAGCAGGACACACAGAGGACAGTGCAGCCATCTCCTCACCCAGGGCAGGTGTTGGTGGATATTCCCAGGTCATTGCCCTTTGTCAAGGCCCTGGATGCTCCATACAAAGGCCTGCATCTGGGCAGTCCTAGCCTGCTGTGGAAAGGTCATTGCACCCCACACTGAGGTTGAGACCCCCTGTGTGTCCCCAGAAAGAGCTTGTCATTCTGAGATCCCACAGATCTGTGCTTCTCAATCCTGTGTCACTTGCCTTTTTCAGAGCCACAAACTCGTTCTCAGCTGTTGCTCTCAGAGAAACCTCCTCCTCATACCTGAGACAGagcagagggaagagaggggaggtcAGGGCAGGGCAGGTCTCTGCAGAGCCACCATCACATCACAGTTCATCACAGCGATAGGGGCAGTACTAGAAACACCTCCACACAGCCCCGGCCTGGCAGCCTAGCTTAGTCCTTTCTGGTTGGATGTGGGATGTGTCTGGGATTCTCTATCCACTTTGAACTGGGGATGGAGAGTGCTCATCTGGGACCTCCCAGTCCTGTTCCCAAAGGGGCTCTGAGGTCCCCCAGGAGGCAAATAGGACTCAGCCCCCAGCCCCATCCTGGGAGTGGACAGCATGGACTCTCAGGGCCTGTAGCCCTAGCCTCCCTTCACTGGTATCAATCCCAGCTCAGGTGTGGGGCCTCCTGGACCCGCAGACCTTCAGGACTCAGCACCCAAGGCAGTGGGACACCCAGAGCCCAAGACCTGTCACTCATGAGAGACCCTGGGCTCACATCTGACAGGTGCTACAGGCACAGGGGCTAAGGGTTAGGAGAGAAGGCCTGGACCCTGCAGAGGCTTCCTCCCCATCCAGCGCAGGGGAGAGCTGCTGGGTGATGTGGTTCAGGGAagagaaggctgaagtgggacagAGACAGGTCATGGGAGTCACAGCCCTCCTCTTACATAGGTGTCTGGGCAAAGATTCCACAAAGGAAAAGACCCCGCCACCCTCGGTCAATCTAGTGGTCATGGCCACTCACCCTACCTGGGAGTTCTTATTGTCTAATCCAGTGTATTTCACCTAAACCCCATTCCTGTGCCCAGCATCCCTCTTGCCCGCACTCACTTCTTCTTGTAGCCCTCCAGCACCTCCTGCACGTGGTTAAGCTCTGAGGCCAGCCTCCCGCTGTCGGCCTCCACGCACTCGGCCTCCCGCCGCAGAGTCTCGATGTAGCCCTCAAACAGGGGCTCCAGGTTGCTCTGGCAACACTCGCGGTTCTGGTAGAACTGCAGCTTTGTCTCCAGCAGTTTGTTCTGCTGCTCCAGGAAGCGCACCTGCCATTCGGTGTGGGAAGGAGGGGCAGATGGTGTCTGGTGCCCCAAAGCCAGCTCTGGGGGCTCGCAGGGGAGGTGCTTTAATGGGAACCCCCAAATCTGGAGCTTATCTGAGATTGAGTAGAGGTAGGCAGTGGGAGACAGACAATTTCTGGATTTCCTGGTCATGATCTGTGTCTAGATTTCCCACTCAGGAGTGGAGCAAGGGCTGGGTGGTGTCAGTGCCTGCTGCCTGGGGAGTTGAGTGACCCCCCCCCACCCAAGCAGATGAACAGAAGTGGAGGCTCAGCCCCTCACTATGAAACTAGGTGATCAGCAACCCTCACAGGCAGAGTACTCAGGTTCAGATCACAGATGAGATTTCTGGGGATGGTACCAGGAAGAGGGTGTCACAGGCCATCTGGAAGGGAGCTCAGCTGTCCCAGCCCTTCCCCTGTGTCATCTGGAAGTCAGTGCACCCTACTCTCTCACCCTGGGGCTGCCCAAACCCCTCTGAGTTCAGCAGCAGTGGTCACatgccccctcccccaactccctgATGTCTAGCTTGTGccccagagcagcctggccacacTTTTCCTTCACAAGCTCCCTCTATCTGAACTGTCAGCTGAGTCTGCATCttgagtgcctgtgtgtgtgtgtctgtgcgtgtgtctgtctgtctgtgtgtctgtgtgcctcGCCCATCAGACTGGGATCTCAGGCAGGCAGAGGTCTTTGTGCCTCTGACTCCATCCTTAGTGCCCAGCCCTGGCTGTGTAGGTGGTGGGGGTTCAGGAAGGGTGTGATCCAGGACACCCACCTTGTCGATGAAGGCCGCGAACCTGCTGTTGAGGGACTTGatctgctccttctcctcctgctTCACGCACTGGGCGTTGGGGTCGATCTCCAGGTTGAGGGGCGTGAGGAGGCTCTCGTTGACCGACACGGTGGTGATGCATGGAGGGCTGGGCCCGCACACGCCCCCGGAGCGGTAGCCGAAGCTGCGTCCGCAGGAGCCGGCCCGGAAGCCCCCGCACACGCTGTGGCTGCCGAAGCCCCCGGTGAGGCCGCGGTAGCAGGAGATGCCACGGTAGGGGGCGGCGGTGATGCAGCAGCGGCCGGGCCGGGGCCCGCAGGCGGAGATGCAGCTGAAGGCGCGGCCACCACAGTAAGATCCACAAGTCATGGTGCTTTTTGGGGAAGAGAGGAGGTTCTGAGGATGGAGACGTCCGAATGGAGAGCACAGTGGTCGGGGCGTCAGGCGTTCACTACTTGCACCTCTGTAGGCCTTTTATATAAGTGGGGAGACTGTGACCACGTGGGTCGGAGCAATTAGAAGGCTTTATGGGCTTGGGTTGTTTAGCTGCTGTCGCTCCCCACTTAATGTACTTAATTGGTGCCCAGAAGCAGCCAGATGTTATGATCTCTTGCCCTAAACTGCAGTTTTCTTCTTCAAAGGACCAACTCACGTCCCGcacacccacctcaacctcccaatacacagttgaggaaactgacgTTGGACGAAGGAGTGGGCAGTGACTCAggttggaatggaagggaaggggcgGGGCTGCTGCTCTTTCTGTCCTGCGGGGTTTGACATGGTCAATGCCGCTGTCCGCGGTGCTCATAGGACTAGCCAGGAATGTTGGGGGGGGAATCCCTTGATGTGGAACTTGGGGGGCGCTTGGTGGTTTCTCCGAACTAGATGACCTGTTTCTGCACCCCAAAAGACCCACGTTTACGGAATCTCTAACTTAGTCACCTTCTCAGGGACCCAGTTCCTCCACACCTACTCCCAAATCCCTTATCTATACCTATCaacatgtttttttctctctctctctctctcccactctctggtgcacacacacatacacacacaaactcacacacaatGCACTCACATGCTGGCCTTCCTACTCAcaacctcccctctctctttcacatacacactcacacacacaatgtTTTCACATGCTGGCCTTTCTAcccaccatcacacacacacacacacacacactcacaggtcCTCACCTGCACATTCAACTAGCATGTAGACTAGTCCTCAGGCCACCTTATTAGGTCATATTGGCCAGCCTCGGCTCAGCGGAGGCATTCCCTCCCTCAGAGTGTCCCATGCGGCCTCGGGAGCACACACTAGCCCACTGGCCCCAGGAAAGCACAATTACCTCCCACAAGGCCCTAGACAAGGATTGAATGTCTGGATGTCCTCTCAGGCCTCTGTGTAACCTCCAGGGCCTAGAAGGTCTGGGATGAGCACCACTGTTATGCATCTATACAGTATCTGGCTCAGAATATGAGATCAAATAGAGCCACATGAGGAGAGCATCCAGCCCCTGCCATCATCCCCTGAGTCCCTGCTGCTTTCCGCACTATACTCCTTGAAACTCCTGCACAGAAGTTTGTCAGTACCCTTGGCAGGTGCCAGAGAACAGATCTATATTTGTATGTGCCATCCATCCAGTGTGAATAGTGTGGGTCTTAAACTCACAAAGGCTGGGTAGGAACCAAGGCTCTGCCCTGAGTACCCCTGTGTGATCTAGGGGAAGGCACTTGACTCTCCTGGGAAATAGGTTAAGGCTTTCCCTCCTACTACTGCCTTAGAGTTACAGAAATGTGTACATGCTCAGTGGACTTCAGAGCACAGAGCAGATGGGCTTCATTACAATCATTAGGAAGCGGTGGGCTCAGGGGCAGTGTTTATTCAGAATTCATGTTCTGACCCACTAATTGAACCaaccagaattttattttaatgaaattgatTATGAGAAAATCAAATAGAGTAGAATAGACCAGAAAATAGCAGATTGCACCATATGTCATGGTAATAACTTGTTACATGCCCTTTTTGTTTCAGTTGTAtggcatatgtatatgtgtgtgcatactcAGTCACcatgtaaaattatttcttattatagTTGCAGCAGAAAAGTTGAAATATCTATttctcactgtatacaaaaaccaaattaaaatggattaaagacttaaatataagacctcagactatgaaactactagaagaaaacattgaggaaatgCTTAGGGCATTGACCTGGACAAAGATTTCTTGAttgagacctcaaaagcaaaggcaaccaaagcaaaaaatgggcaaatgggatcacatcgagctaaaagaacttctgcacaccaaaggaaacaatcaacaaggtGAAGAAatgacctacagaatggaagaaatatttgcaaactattcaacTGACAAGGAATTCGTAGCtgcaatatataaagaactcaaacaactcaatagcaagtaaaccaaataatctgattttaaaatgggcaaaagatctgaatagacatttctcaaaagaagacatatacatgaccaacaggtatattgaaaatgctcaacatatcatcaaagaaatacaaatcaatacCACAATAAGATTATCATCTCAACCcaattaaaatgacttttatcaaaaagacaaaaaaattatggatgctggcaaggatgtggagaaaggggaacacttgtacactgctagtgggatgtaaattactacagccactatggaaaacactatggagTGTCCtccaaaagctaaaaatagaaccaccaggtgatccagcaatcccactactaggtatacatccaaaagaaagaaaattcatatatcaaagagatgtctgcactcccacgtttattgcagcgctattcacaatagccaagatttggaatcaaactaagtgtccatcaatggatgaataaagaaagtaTGTTAcagatacacaatggaatattattcagccataaaaaggaatgaaatcctgtcatttgcaacaacgtggatggaactggaggacattatgttagggAAAATAAttgaggtacagaaagacaaatttcagaTGTTCTTACACATATGCGAGAgctaaaaaaattgatctcatcagatagagagtagaatggtggttaccagaggctgggaagggtaatgggGAGGGGAAGATAAAGACgtgttaatgagtacaaaaatacagttagataacAGAAATGAgatctagtgttcagtagcacaatagAATGACTATAGTTGAtcatttattgtgtatttcaaaataactaaaggagtaggcttggaatgttcccaacacaaagaaataaatgtttgaggtgatggatattccaaGTACTCTGATTTGATCAGTACACACTTTATGCttatctcaaaatatcttatgtagcccataaatatgtataactattatgtacccataaaaagaaaacataaaataaataaataaataaaaagtttgaatACATGGCATATTCGTTAAGCACACAGACTCAGATTCCAAACTGCCTTGTTTCGAATTCTAGCTCTGCCACTCTCTAGCTGTGTAAACTCAGGCAATTACTTAGCCTCCATGTACCTACCTCATTTCATGAtttctaaaatgaagataataatagtacccacctcATAAAGTTGTAAAGATTAAAAGAGTTAATCCATGTAAATCACTGAGAACTAAGCCTGGCACACTCTAAGTGTGTAATCatattagttgttgttgttgttgctgctgctgctgcagacaTATCAACAGCATTGATGGGATATACTCATCCACATGCCTAAGCCATCTGTGTCCAGTTTTCATTAACCGCCTATCTTAAAGAATTTGtagaaggattaaatgaaataatgcatggaCAATGTttaacagtacctggcacatagaaaatgctcaataaatgttatctaCTGTATTCTACAGTGGGAGCCAGTCCAAGGGGCAGAGGATCTGAGAAGTTTGGCCATGGTTACTCCATTTGTCCTCGAAAAGAACCCCAAAACACATGCCACTCCTTCAATCTCTGCTCCAGCCTGATTGCCTCAGAGAAGGTCCAAAGAGAATCTCTTCTCTTTGGCAAAGGAACACACCACCAATCCTTGGGTAACCATACTACTGGATGAGAAGAGAGGCTTGGATAATCTAAAAATTCTGTAATCTGTGAATAATTCATAAGTGTGTATTTATTATTTGGACTTAACAGACCATCAGAAATCCTCAGTCATAAATTAAATGATGGCACACTcactcatctttatttttgcctgatCCTAAAACCTCCTGATTGGTCAGTAGCCAGAGGATTTCATGAGGTTGAGGATGGGGGATATGGCCTTGATAATTCCTCAAAGTATAATGGCCCTCCAATGAGAGCAAGAGAAGGCAAGCTTTCATTGCAGATGGACAAATGGAAGTTGGAGTTGAGGAAGAACTTCCCAGAAGAAGACAAGTAGTCATTATTTTCTAAAGGAGCTTGCATTATCTCTTCCATTTAGGGAGGCTTTAAGTAAAAGAAAGACACTTCTTATTCTGCAGTGGCCAccatttttgtggagacaaggtgaACCAAAAGACCTTCAGATCTGGAGATCAGAATCTCTTAACCCAAGTGGACCTTTATTTCAAGGGGCACTTGTAAAGAATGGGCAAATTAGGTGGTTTTAACATTAGAAAGTTCTTGTTCAGTGCTCCCTTCAGTTCATTCTGCTCCCTGGAGGGTATTATAAGGCAGACTCCTCAAGATAGTTGATCGCTTAGACTAGATAACATTTTCCAGATGGGGGACTCGGGGATTTTGTGACTGATATTTCCTAGCTCTATGCTCAATCCTGTCTTAATTTTGGAGGGAAGGAGGCATTAAGAGGAGGAAGGAAACATGGGTTCTGGAGCTCCCAGTCTGGTAGAGCATATCCGAATTCATGAGAAAGGCCAGAAGTCTAAAGAGGGCTACTTTTCATACATACTGTCAGATACTGAGGAATGCAATGACAGCTGACAGTGTCCTTTCTGGGACAATGTGCAATTGCAGCTAGTCTGATGGGAAAGGCAAGAAAGGCTCCCTGGAAAGGGTGAGGACAAGCTTTAGGCAAAAGGCGGGCAGGACAGTGTTGATGAGAAGATGTGCATGGAAGCATTTCACACAGTGACAGACAATGAGACAGGGCTAGTGGGTGGACAACAGGTGATCCTGTGGGCCCTTGCAGGAGTGGAGAGGATCATGAGATACTGTGacagtggagagagagggagaatgcCGGTTGAGGCACAGCCCTCATAAGCAGGGACAGTGTCGTCCCTGAGACTCTGCTACACAGCTGTGGGCTGGAAGGCAGCCTGTAGGCTCTACATCTGGAGCATctgcatgctgggcttacaggtgtccAGAGGGCCATGCCCTTACTAACCTTGCAGCTGGCTTATGCTTTCTACTCATAGAAAGCAGGTGCAGGCCAGGGTCCAGTGAAGGAAGTTGAGAGGTAGTGGGGTGGCTGCTTACACAACACCCGGGATGTTGAGATGTTGATAATGGAATTGATCCCAGGCCAGTTGGGTGGGTGACTGGGGAGAGGCCCAAGTCAGAGCCCTGCCTTCTCAGCCAAGAGAGCCCAGGACGCTGGCCAATTATCCATCAGAACTCACCAGAGAGGAGTCCCACTGGACAAAGGGCCAGAAGGCCCCTGTAGGATGCCTGGGTGGGGCTGGAGCCTGACTCAAAAGCTCCACCCTGGTAACATTCATCCCACTAACCAGCTGAGTGCCTGCACCTTCCTCGCCCCATGTCCCTGCCCTGTGAAGGTTCA
The sequence above is a segment of the Pan paniscus chromosome 10, NHGRI_mPanPan1-v2.0_pri, whole genome shotgun sequence genome. Coding sequences within it:
- the LOC100974091 gene encoding keratin, type II cuticular Hb6, translated to MCEELKATVQKHTQSLKPSKEDLNRLNQAIQWLTVEVGSAEIQAYRGASSERLTPRPLCSPFGRLHPQNLLSSPKSTMTCGSYCGGRAFSCISACGPRPGRCCITAAPYRGISCYRGLTGGFGSHSVCGGFRAGSCGRSFGYRSGGVCGPSPPCITTVSVNESLLTPLNLEIDPNAQCVKQEEKEQIKSLNSRFAAFIDKVRFLEQQNKLLETKLQFYQNRECCQSNLEPLFEGYIETLRREAECVEADSGRLASELNHVQEVLEGYKKKYEEEVSLRATAENEFVALKKDVDFAYLRKSDLEANVEALIQEIDFLRRLYEEEIRVLQSHISDTSVVVKLDNSRDLNMDCIVAEIKAQYDDIVTRSRAEAESWYRSKCEEMKATVIRHGETLRRTKEEINELNRMIQRLTAEVENAKCQNSKLEAAVAQSEQQGEAALSDARCKLAELEGALQKAKQDMACLIREYQEVMNSKLGLDIEIATYRRLLEGEEQRLCEGVGSVNVCVSSSRGGVVCGDLCASTTAPVVSTRVSSVPSNSNVVVGTTNACAPSAGVGVCGGSCKRC